A part of Oceanidesulfovibrio indonesiensis genomic DNA contains:
- a CDS encoding acyltransferase, protein MSDAADVFIHETAIIDDDAAIGSGTRVWVNAQIREGARIGEGCIISKDVYVDHGVGIGDRCKIQNGVSIYNGVTLEDDVFVGPNAVFTNDLYPRAFNASWETVPTMVRRGASIGANATIVCGVTLGEYCMVGAGSVVTGDVPPYALVAGNPARIIGAVDKQGRRTAVASGDHDAAALTKRTK, encoded by the coding sequence ATGTCGGACGCAGCAGATGTCTTCATCCACGAGACTGCAATCATCGATGACGACGCCGCAATAGGCTCCGGAACCAGGGTCTGGGTCAATGCCCAGATTCGCGAAGGTGCGCGCATCGGCGAAGGATGCATCATTTCCAAAGACGTCTATGTGGACCACGGGGTCGGCATCGGCGACCGCTGCAAGATTCAGAACGGGGTTTCGATCTACAACGGCGTGACGCTCGAAGACGACGTGTTTGTCGGTCCCAATGCCGTGTTCACGAACGATCTCTACCCCAGGGCGTTCAACGCGTCTTGGGAAACCGTGCCCACGATGGTTCGGCGCGGCGCGAGCATCGGCGCCAACGCCACCATCGTATGCGGCGTCACCCTCGGCGAGTACTGCATGGTCGGCGCCGGGAGCGTGGTCACAGGCGATGTGCCCCCGTACGCCCTTGTTGCAGGCAATCCGGCCCGCATCATCGGCGCGGTGGACAAACAGGGGCGCAGAACAGCGGTAGCTTCCGGGGATCATGACGCGGCCGCGCTCACCAAAAGGACGAAGTAG
- a CDS encoding dTDP-glucose 4,6-dehydratase, whose protein sequence is MEKASVLITGGAGFIGSHLADAVLAAGAREVVVVDNLFLGEPSNLDGALDRGAVFYRDDCEFATSLEYIFELHDIDVVFNCATKALNYSFLNPSQAFSTNVTVVLNLLELQRRGAFRTLAHFSTSEVYGTAEYEPMDEAHPRNPTTAYAGGKLAADIAVETYVRMFGLDAFILRPFNNYGPRQNCRGQLAGVIPVTVARILAGLQPEIHGDGTQKRDFIHVHDTVACTLALYGVMSPGASVNVASGVSIDIAALVTKVCDHLGYGGGVARKPARGSDVACHAASNERLGELIDHRFIPFEEGLAQTVDWYRDYLSRSGC, encoded by the coding sequence ATGGAAAAAGCCTCGGTGCTCATCACGGGCGGCGCGGGCTTCATCGGCAGCCATCTGGCAGATGCCGTGCTGGCGGCCGGCGCCAGAGAGGTCGTCGTGGTGGACAACCTGTTCCTCGGCGAGCCTTCCAACCTGGACGGCGCCTTGGACAGGGGGGCTGTTTTTTACAGGGACGATTGCGAGTTCGCCACCTCGCTGGAATACATCTTCGAGCTCCACGATATCGACGTGGTCTTCAACTGCGCCACCAAGGCGCTGAACTACTCCTTTCTGAACCCTTCGCAGGCGTTCTCCACCAACGTCACCGTGGTCCTCAACCTCCTGGAGCTCCAGCGCCGCGGCGCGTTCAGGACTCTGGCCCATTTTTCCACGTCGGAGGTTTACGGCACGGCCGAGTACGAACCCATGGACGAGGCCCACCCCAGAAACCCGACCACCGCGTACGCCGGAGGCAAGCTCGCCGCAGACATCGCCGTTGAGACCTATGTGCGCATGTTCGGCCTGGATGCATTTATCCTGCGGCCCTTCAACAACTACGGTCCCCGGCAGAACTGCCGCGGCCAGCTGGCCGGCGTCATTCCGGTCACCGTGGCGCGCATCCTGGCCGGCCTGCAACCGGAAATCCACGGCGACGGAACGCAGAAGCGGGACTTCATCCACGTGCACGATACAGTGGCGTGCACTCTGGCCCTGTACGGCGTCATGTCTCCGGGGGCGAGTGTGAACGTGGCGAGTGGAGTCAGCATCGACATCGCCGCGCTGGTGACGAAGGTCTGCGACCATCTTGGCTATGGTGGCGGCGTCGCCCGCAAACCGGCGCGCGGCTCGGACGTGGCGTGCCATGCGGCGTCCAACGAGAGGCTTGGCGAGCTGATCGACCACCGTTTCATACCGTTCGAGGAAGGACTGGCGCAGACAGTCGACTGGTACAGGGACTATCTTTCCCGGAGCGGGTGCTAG
- a CDS encoding metallophosphoesterase family protein, translating to MRLGIISDAHGNAQALERCLAHLRRQRAERVLFLGDAVGYLPDAARCAALLDQAGALCLQGNHEAMLTGDLPISEEAEEVIGLRRFIDGLSNAWLDTVRRTGSKVVLDVAGRRLVLVHGSPASPFVGRVHAPEDIGDLSGQPDLADADAILMGHTHRPFIFREHGRLLLNPGSCGLPRDQGDLPSMALLDLETMEASVHRLRLATPCDRAGVHPRVKACLERRCDAPYGEILSREEP from the coding sequence ATGCGTCTCGGAATCATCAGCGACGCCCACGGCAACGCCCAGGCTCTGGAGCGCTGTCTCGCCCATCTGCGCAGGCAACGCGCGGAGCGCGTCCTCTTCCTGGGAGACGCCGTAGGCTACCTGCCCGATGCGGCCCGTTGCGCCGCGCTGCTCGACCAGGCCGGGGCCCTGTGCCTCCAGGGCAACCATGAGGCCATGCTGACGGGCGATCTGCCCATCTCGGAAGAGGCCGAGGAGGTCATCGGGCTGCGCCGGTTTATTGACGGACTTTCGAACGCATGGCTGGACACCGTGCGCCGGACCGGATCGAAAGTGGTTCTTGATGTCGCGGGCAGACGGCTCGTGCTCGTCCACGGTTCGCCGGCTTCGCCCTTCGTAGGCCGCGTTCACGCCCCGGAAGATATCGGCGATTTGTCAGGACAACCGGATCTCGCCGACGCCGACGCCATCCTCATGGGCCACACGCACCGGCCTTTCATATTCCGCGAGCACGGCAGGCTGCTGCTGAATCCCGGATCCTGCGGGCTTCCTCGCGACCAGGGAGACCTGCCGAGCATGGCCCTGCTGGATCTGGAAACCATGGAGGCCTCCGTCCACAGGCTGCGGCTGGCCACGCCATGCGACCGCGCCGGAGTGCATCCCAGGGTGAAGGCGTGCCTGGAGCGCCGATGCGACGCCCCGTACGGGGAGATACTTTCGCGAGAGGAACCATGA
- a CDS encoding radical SAM protein: MTHALATPDQWLTDSGLTDKGRIARKTYSQYVNFLGSLPVPEFKVSRAMHLLQSNSYDTLPEGYALPPHTINFSLNNRCNLKCSYCDLNRETEHWEDKNTKASYSVIDPRTKHELPLETCKRIIDQTEWFRPVIRAHWMEALLYSDLLPFLEYAAGKGLPTSMLTNGLLLKKFAAPLAEIGVGALRISLDGPAEIHDSLCNVKGAYDKIIDGLKTLVAENKKRGHNMQIGAYFTITDKNYDKLVDVIEDLERHGLLDDIFFGFFLFSFISKDMVQRHNSEHAAVCGARVEETSSQYVDVTKIDPAALIAQKEEIQKRFVSKGHRIHFRPNFNEHNLDFCLSLDSRDLPSVRCETHWHSVCINPEGQVKPMSQCILDPCGSIEEQSFMDVWNGPVIRQQRMNLQRYGAYHGCMRCWSVYSSIEDAQGSWVDPKRQAA; encoded by the coding sequence ATGACTCACGCACTCGCAACCCCGGACCAATGGCTCACCGACAGCGGCCTGACAGACAAAGGCAGAATCGCTCGGAAGACATACTCGCAATACGTCAACTTCCTGGGCTCGCTTCCCGTGCCTGAGTTCAAAGTCTCCCGCGCCATGCACCTGTTGCAGTCCAACTCGTACGACACCCTGCCGGAAGGCTACGCGCTGCCGCCGCACACCATCAACTTCAGCCTGAACAACCGCTGCAACCTGAAGTGCTCCTACTGCGACCTGAACCGCGAAACCGAGCACTGGGAAGACAAGAACACCAAGGCGAGCTACAGCGTTATCGACCCGCGCACCAAACACGAACTGCCCCTGGAAACCTGCAAACGGATCATCGACCAGACCGAATGGTTCCGTCCAGTGATCCGGGCCCACTGGATGGAAGCGCTCCTGTACTCCGACCTGCTGCCGTTTCTGGAGTACGCGGCCGGCAAGGGGCTGCCCACCTCCATGCTCACCAACGGCCTGCTTCTCAAGAAATTCGCCGCGCCTCTGGCCGAAATCGGCGTAGGCGCCCTGCGGATTTCCCTGGACGGACCGGCCGAGATCCACGATTCGCTCTGCAACGTCAAGGGCGCCTATGACAAGATTATCGATGGCCTGAAGACGCTGGTGGCCGAAAACAAGAAACGCGGACACAACATGCAGATCGGCGCCTACTTCACCATCACGGACAAGAACTACGACAAGTTGGTGGACGTCATCGAAGACCTGGAACGCCACGGCCTGCTCGACGACATATTCTTCGGCTTCTTCCTCTTCAGCTTCATCTCCAAGGACATGGTGCAGCGCCACAACAGCGAGCACGCCGCCGTGTGCGGCGCCAGGGTGGAGGAAACCAGCTCCCAGTATGTGGACGTTACGAAGATCGACCCGGCCGCGCTCATCGCCCAGAAAGAAGAGATTCAGAAGCGCTTCGTCTCCAAAGGACACCGCATCCACTTCCGCCCGAACTTCAACGAGCACAACCTCGATTTCTGCCTCTCTCTGGACTCCCGCGATCTGCCCAGCGTGCGCTGCGAAACCCACTGGCACTCGGTCTGCATCAATCCGGAAGGCCAGGTGAAGCCCATGTCTCAGTGCATCCTAGACCCCTGCGGCAGCATCGAGGAACAGAGCTTCATGGACGTCTGGAACGGCCCCGTCATCCGCCAGCAGCGGATGAACCTGCAGCGCTACGGCGCCTACCACGGATGCATGCGTTGCTGGTCCGTGTACAGCAGCATCGAGGACGCCCAGGGCAGCTGGGTGGACCCAAAACGCCAGGCCGCCTGA
- a CDS encoding ATP-grasp domain-containing protein, which yields MNTINVCVTGVGGGGHGEQIVKALRLADTPYRIVGTDMSRLSAGMALVDEFEILPPASDPGYVAALLDLCGRREIRALFHGSEPELQALSENRDVFARAGVFTPLNPADRIALCMDKVRMFETLRDMGMEVPWFSRVRKEDDALATPRYPLVLKPSVGSGGSANTFIAQNEEENRLFSRHLLGIYPEFVAQEYVGTPDDEYTAGVLLDMEGTCINSIAVHRHIRTTLSRRLRLPNTTGRPELGPELVISSGISQGDIGPYPAVAGPCEEIATALGMTAACNIQCRFVDGRVMLMEINPRFSGTTSLRAMVGYNEPDVLIRKYVLGEEITPRFQYSSGVILRRLEECLVQDGGSQ from the coding sequence ATGAACACCATCAATGTTTGCGTTACCGGAGTTGGCGGCGGCGGACACGGCGAGCAGATCGTCAAGGCCCTGCGTCTGGCCGACACGCCCTATCGCATCGTGGGTACTGACATGTCGCGCCTCAGCGCCGGCATGGCCCTTGTGGACGAGTTCGAGATTCTGCCCCCCGCCTCGGACCCCGGCTACGTGGCCGCCCTGCTGGACCTGTGCGGGCGCCGCGAAATACGCGCCCTGTTCCACGGCTCCGAACCGGAGCTCCAGGCCCTGAGCGAAAACCGCGACGTATTCGCCCGGGCCGGCGTCTTCACGCCGCTCAACCCGGCGGATCGCATCGCCCTGTGCATGGACAAGGTCCGCATGTTCGAGACCCTCCGGGATATGGGCATGGAAGTGCCATGGTTCAGCCGGGTCCGGAAAGAAGACGACGCCCTGGCCACGCCGCGCTACCCGCTTGTGCTCAAGCCCTCGGTAGGCTCCGGTGGATCGGCCAATACATTCATCGCCCAGAACGAGGAGGAGAACAGGCTTTTCTCCAGGCATCTTCTGGGCATCTACCCGGAATTTGTTGCCCAGGAATACGTCGGCACGCCGGACGACGAATACACGGCAGGCGTGCTGCTGGACATGGAAGGGACCTGCATCAACTCCATAGCCGTGCACCGCCACATACGAACCACCCTGAGCCGGCGGCTCCGGCTGCCCAACACCACCGGCCGCCCGGAACTCGGGCCCGAGCTGGTCATCAGCAGCGGCATCTCCCAGGGCGACATCGGGCCCTACCCGGCGGTGGCCGGCCCCTGCGAGGAGATCGCCACCGCGCTGGGCATGACCGCGGCGTGCAACATCCAGTGCCGCTTCGTGGACGGCAGGGTAATGCTCATGGAGATCAACCCGAGATTCTCAGGCACCACGTCCCTGCGCGCCATGGTGGGATACAACGAGCCCGATGTGCTTATCCGCAAATACGTGCTCGGCGAGGAAATCACCCCGCGCTTCCAGTACTCCAGCGGCGTGATTCTGCGCAGGCTGGAGGAATGCCTGGTGCAGGACGGCGGCTCCCAATAA
- a CDS encoding DUF309 domain-containing protein — translation MDEVRSQCNETPPEAVAHAVEHFNKREFYETHDVLETIWLLERGPVRKLYKGLIMIAGGLHHNQRANRKGCLSLLRKGVEYVEPYLPTCLGLDLERLVEEARAARDWIEEREECDPLPDDLVPVIRTME, via the coding sequence ATGGACGAGGTACGTTCACAGTGCAACGAGACGCCGCCGGAGGCCGTGGCCCACGCAGTGGAGCACTTCAACAAACGGGAATTCTACGAAACCCACGATGTGCTCGAAACCATCTGGCTGCTGGAACGCGGCCCGGTGCGCAAGCTGTACAAGGGGCTCATCATGATCGCCGGCGGGCTGCACCACAACCAGCGCGCCAACCGCAAGGGCTGCCTCTCGCTGCTGCGCAAGGGCGTGGAATACGTGGAGCCCTATCTGCCGACCTGCCTGGGGCTGGACCTGGAACGCCTCGTGGAGGAGGCCCGCGCCGCCCGCGACTGGATCGAAGAACGCGAGGAGTGCGACCCACTGCCGGACGATCTCGTCCCGGTCATCCGGACAATGGAGTAG
- a CDS encoding glycosyltransferase: MTNALDILFLHENPCVRAYKQAVSLKKMGHRVHLVCRELTFQPRMADVVSGIQQYTDLDHLAGLLRKGRWDVIHSHNEPNEITEIALLNVDHCPVVYDCHDYTGLRQKLHAAQARTERRCFEDSHTVIHVSQGMLETAAERYASRRTMVLPSFPSTAELDLSRRPKLPGNHVVYLGGLLDAGRRNFEYRNYLPFFVALIGHGVHVHAFPSSSTPEKMRSYLQLDAESELFHLHQKLPYESLLEVISMFQWGLTGFSFEGIDEPNRIRFLNNALPNKLFDYIVAGVCPVVVNCDTAGRYAEELGVGYHARDIEHLVEIVTREEPKAPLEDLSVVDMDAQVERLVVLYRELMEAYEPGLPSRPGADTLSRRDLERTESLLNMAEHYERTGNLAKSRRYRAQAMELLGETPASAQDADSNAVA; encoded by the coding sequence ATGACCAACGCGCTCGACATCCTCTTTCTGCACGAAAACCCCTGTGTGCGGGCATACAAGCAGGCAGTGTCCCTGAAAAAAATGGGGCATCGCGTCCACCTCGTGTGCAGGGAGCTTACGTTCCAGCCCAGAATGGCCGATGTGGTTTCCGGCATTCAACAGTACACGGACCTGGACCATCTTGCCGGGCTGCTCCGCAAAGGGCGTTGGGACGTGATCCACAGCCACAACGAACCCAACGAGATTACCGAAATCGCCCTGCTCAACGTGGACCATTGTCCGGTCGTCTATGACTGCCACGACTACACGGGGCTGCGGCAGAAGCTGCACGCGGCCCAGGCCAGGACCGAGCGGCGCTGTTTCGAAGACAGCCACACAGTAATCCACGTCAGCCAGGGCATGCTGGAAACGGCGGCCGAGCGCTACGCCTCAAGACGGACGATGGTGCTCCCCAGTTTCCCGTCCACGGCGGAGCTGGACCTGTCCCGACGGCCCAAGCTGCCGGGCAACCACGTGGTCTATCTCGGCGGTCTGCTGGATGCGGGTCGCAGGAACTTCGAATATCGCAACTACCTTCCGTTCTTCGTCGCGCTCATCGGACATGGCGTGCACGTCCATGCCTTTCCATCGTCCTCAACTCCGGAAAAGATGCGCTCCTACCTGCAATTGGACGCGGAGAGCGAGCTTTTCCATCTGCATCAGAAGCTGCCGTACGAGTCGCTGCTCGAGGTCATCAGCATGTTCCAGTGGGGTCTTACCGGTTTCAGCTTTGAGGGCATCGACGAGCCCAACCGCATCCGCTTCCTGAACAACGCCCTGCCCAACAAGCTGTTCGACTACATCGTGGCCGGCGTTTGCCCGGTGGTGGTCAACTGCGACACGGCGGGTCGCTACGCCGAGGAGCTGGGGGTGGGGTATCACGCGCGGGACATCGAACATCTCGTGGAGATAGTGACCAGGGAGGAGCCCAAGGCGCCGCTGGAGGACCTTTCCGTGGTGGACATGGACGCCCAGGTGGAGCGCCTGGTCGTTCTCTATCGCGAGCTTATGGAGGCGTACGAGCCGGGGCTGCCCAGCAGGCCGGGGGCGGACACACTGAGCCGCAGGGACCTGGAGCGCACGGAGTCATTACTGAACATGGCCGAGCACTACGAGCGTACGGGCAATCTGGCCAAGAGCAGGCGTTACCGCGCCCAGGCCATGGAGCTTCTGGGAGAGACGCCGGCTTCGGCGCAGGACGCGGATTCGAATGCCGTGGCCTGA
- a CDS encoding lactate utilization protein has translation MDNYDNNYWTLRLDDCEKALTKNNFLVRRAETAEEAGRIVLDELLPATEAKTVSWGGSMTLKSLGIYDALSNDSQYETLNPYQPGLSREEMMEIRRRALLVDCYLLSTNALTQTGKLVNLDMTGNRVGALTFGPRHVIVVAGRNKLVADIEDALFRVKDRAAPPNAMRLDMKTPCVKTGFCEDCASPQRICNTWTITEKSFPKQRVKVVLVNQDLGI, from the coding sequence ATGGACAATTACGATAACAACTACTGGACGTTGCGGCTGGACGACTGCGAGAAGGCGTTGACCAAAAACAACTTCCTGGTGCGCCGCGCAGAGACGGCCGAAGAGGCCGGCCGCATCGTGCTGGACGAGCTGCTGCCCGCCACCGAGGCGAAGACGGTCTCCTGGGGCGGCTCCATGACCCTCAAGTCCCTGGGGATATACGATGCACTGAGCAACGATTCGCAGTACGAGACGCTCAACCCTTACCAGCCCGGACTGTCCCGCGAGGAGATGATGGAAATCCGGCGGCGGGCGTTGCTCGTGGACTGCTACCTGCTGAGCACCAACGCCCTCACGCAGACCGGCAAGCTCGTGAATCTGGACATGACGGGCAACCGCGTGGGCGCGCTCACCTTCGGGCCGCGGCACGTCATCGTCGTCGCCGGCCGCAACAAGCTCGTGGCCGACATCGAGGACGCCCTCTTTCGGGTGAAGGACCGCGCTGCACCGCCCAACGCCATGCGGCTGGACATGAAGACCCCGTGCGTGAAGACCGGCTTCTGCGAGGACTGCGCCAGTCCGCAGCGCATCTGCAACACCTGGACGATCACCGAAAAATCCTTTCCGAAGCAACGCGTCAAGGTCGTCCTGGTCAACCAGGACCTTGGGATCTAG
- a CDS encoding DegT/DnrJ/EryC1/StrS family aminotransferase, with the protein MTEREPVRLIRPYVSFEDVAQDFQDIFESGIFTRGEHVRAFAGELAGYVSAPHAFLTTSATTALSLCLAVLGIGEGDEVVVADFSFPASANVVETAGARPVFCDVDPMTWTMDPACLEQRITPRTKAVMFVDALGNPAGVHDILDICGRRGLPLIEDAACAIGSSERGSRCGSIATMSCFSFHPRKLLTTGEGGAVTTADPDLAERIGLLLSHGAVARGERLEFVVPGYNYRMSELQAVMGRVQLRKLDDIILRRQAQRDACAAGLAELGYMPQQTGADVHHNVQSMVFSVPEGLDRDALCRHLAEQGVESTIGTYCLSGTRFYKEKYDDVQPNAMRLQQTTITLPCHDAVDADALVRAVASFSG; encoded by the coding sequence ATGACGGAGCGCGAACCTGTCCGGCTCATCCGGCCCTATGTGTCCTTCGAGGACGTGGCGCAGGACTTCCAGGACATCTTTGAGTCCGGCATATTCACCAGGGGCGAGCATGTCCGCGCGTTTGCCGGCGAGCTTGCCGGATACGTGAGCGCGCCCCACGCTTTCCTCACCACGTCGGCCACTACGGCGCTGTCTCTCTGCCTGGCGGTGCTCGGCATCGGGGAGGGCGACGAGGTCGTGGTCGCAGACTTTTCCTTCCCGGCGTCGGCAAACGTGGTGGAGACGGCCGGCGCCCGGCCCGTGTTCTGCGATGTGGACCCCATGACCTGGACCATGGATCCGGCATGCCTGGAGCAACGCATCACCCCGCGCACAAAAGCCGTGATGTTCGTGGACGCGCTGGGCAACCCCGCGGGCGTGCATGATATTCTGGACATCTGTGGCAGGCGAGGCCTTCCCCTCATCGAGGACGCTGCCTGCGCCATCGGAAGCTCGGAGCGCGGAAGTCGCTGCGGCTCCATCGCCACCATGAGCTGCTTCAGCTTCCATCCCCGCAAGCTTCTGACCACAGGCGAGGGCGGCGCCGTGACCACGGCGGATCCGGACCTGGCCGAGCGAATCGGCCTGCTTCTGAGTCACGGGGCCGTAGCCCGAGGCGAGCGCCTGGAGTTCGTTGTCCCGGGGTACAACTACCGCATGAGCGAGCTGCAGGCGGTGATGGGGCGGGTGCAGCTGCGCAAGCTGGACGACATAATCCTGCGCCGGCAGGCCCAGCGCGACGCCTGCGCCGCAGGCCTGGCCGAGCTGGGATACATGCCGCAGCAGACCGGGGCGGACGTGCACCACAATGTGCAGTCCATGGTCTTCAGCGTTCCGGAGGGGCTGGACCGCGACGCCCTCTGTCGCCATCTGGCCGAGCAGGGCGTGGAGAGCACCATAGGCACCTATTGCCTGAGCGGAACGAGATTCTACAAGGAAAAATACGACGACGTGCAGCCCAACGCCATGCGGCTGCAGCAGACCACGATCACGCTGCCCTGCCACGACGCGGTGGATGCGGACGCGCTCGTCCGGGCCGTGGCCTCGTTTTCGGGATGA
- a CDS encoding Gfo/Idh/MocA family protein, which translates to MDARPLKIGILGLGNMGKNHLRILSLLRSVDIQYVYDTNPECLRAMAAQYGVLAVDEVPLDFGGVEALFVLTPTSTHMEYVERAMGTVPYIFVEKPLTGHVDDTRTIVERIRAGGTFVQVGFIERFNPAVQVLKSLNCDEHGIINIDFTRTSKMSSRISDVGVVTDLMIHDIDLAIYLNGPVETIVAHGAASNGFVDFASAMLVHSTGALSRLLASRITEKKRRLIEVTCMDKFVSCDLLRKEVFINMQSVSSKRKTNYVVASAEETVLVSQQEALLNEITSFIAACNENDFTGVPTANDDLTVMEIADEIQQQIMRGQ; encoded by the coding sequence ATGGATGCGAGGCCATTGAAGATCGGCATCCTCGGTCTGGGGAATATGGGCAAAAACCATTTGCGGATTCTGTCCCTGTTACGTTCCGTGGATATCCAGTACGTGTACGACACCAATCCGGAATGTCTGCGCGCAATGGCCGCCCAGTACGGCGTGCTCGCCGTGGACGAAGTTCCCCTGGATTTCGGCGGCGTCGAGGCCTTGTTCGTGCTCACGCCCACCTCCACGCACATGGAGTATGTGGAGCGGGCCATGGGCACGGTCCCCTATATTTTTGTGGAAAAGCCCCTGACAGGCCATGTGGATGACACCCGCACGATCGTGGAACGCATCCGGGCCGGCGGAACATTCGTGCAGGTGGGCTTCATCGAGCGCTTCAACCCCGCGGTGCAGGTGCTCAAGAGCCTCAACTGCGACGAGCACGGGATCATCAACATCGACTTCACGCGCACGAGCAAGATGTCCAGCCGCATCAGCGACGTAGGGGTGGTCACGGACCTGATGATCCACGACATCGACCTGGCCATCTACCTCAACGGTCCGGTAGAGACCATCGTAGCACACGGCGCGGCCAGCAACGGTTTCGTAGACTTCGCCAGCGCCATGCTCGTGCACAGCACGGGGGCGCTGTCCAGGCTGCTGGCCAGCCGCATCACAGAGAAAAAGCGCCGTCTCATCGAGGTCACATGCATGGATAAGTTCGTGAGCTGCGATCTCTTGCGCAAGGAGGTCTTCATCAATATGCAGTCCGTGAGCAGCAAGCGGAAGACGAACTATGTGGTGGCCTCGGCCGAGGAGACCGTGCTGGTCTCCCAGCAGGAAGCCTTGCTGAACGAGATCACCAGCTTCATCGCCGCCTGCAACGAGAACGACTTCACCGGGGTGCCCACGGCGAACGATGACCTGACAGTCATGGAGATCGCCGACGAAATTCAGCAACAGATCATGAGGGGCCAATGA
- a CDS encoding class I SAM-dependent methyltransferase, producing the protein MTESALLDEQTIENALAGYFPELEKKLPEKDVAFCKRVYAPPLERYAERIRALGFTGLDAVLDACAGFGQWSLVFAQMNRRVHACDLNPVRLDVLDGVARAMGLDIRTAVSRLDAMPYEDASFDAIFCYSSFFCTPWRESLREVHRVLKPGGRFYCNLNALGYQLYLWVEEPNRIGSHTPRISVPRTFQNTLDYMESRRAPEYGQIIIEPDEMREALDELGFGLVALDAEGHIDTSGGSHPPQPFFPSHYMGQVCCYEILAQKPGA; encoded by the coding sequence ATGACAGAGAGCGCATTGCTCGATGAACAGACCATAGAAAACGCCCTGGCAGGCTACTTTCCCGAGCTGGAGAAAAAGCTGCCCGAGAAGGACGTGGCCTTCTGCAAACGCGTCTATGCGCCGCCCCTGGAGCGCTATGCTGAGCGCATACGGGCGCTAGGTTTCACCGGCCTGGATGCCGTGCTGGACGCCTGCGCCGGCTTCGGCCAGTGGTCGCTCGTCTTCGCGCAGATGAACCGCCGTGTCCATGCCTGCGACCTCAATCCGGTCCGCCTCGACGTGCTGGACGGCGTGGCCCGGGCCATGGGTCTGGATATCCGAACCGCGGTCTCGCGGCTTGACGCAATGCCCTACGAAGACGCGAGCTTCGATGCAATATTCTGCTACAGCTCATTCTTCTGCACCCCATGGCGCGAAAGCCTGCGCGAAGTGCACCGCGTGCTCAAGCCGGGCGGCCGCTTCTACTGCAATCTGAACGCCCTTGGCTATCAACTCTACCTCTGGGTGGAGGAGCCCAACAGGATCGGTAGCCACACCCCGCGCATCAGCGTGCCCAGGACCTTCCAGAACACGCTGGATTACATGGAGAGCCGCCGCGCTCCGGAGTACGGGCAGATCATCATCGAGCCGGACGAGATGCGCGAAGCGCTGGACGAGCTGGGCTTCGGCCTGGTGGCACTGGACGCCGAGGGACATATCGACACGAGCGGGGGCTCTCATCCGCCCCAGCCTTTTTTCCCCTCGCACTACATGGGGCAGGTCTGCTGCTACGAGATCCTGGCCCAGAAGCCCGGGGCCTGA